In one window of Henckelia pumila isolate YLH828 chromosome 1, ASM3356847v2, whole genome shotgun sequence DNA:
- the LOC140874089 gene encoding uncharacterized protein — MSNVIANQTIHEAYGGVVPELASRVHQQNIVPAVQQALLNAKVSKNDIDAVAFTRGPGLLGSLLVGVSFAKAFALAKQIPLIDINHMQAHILAHFIGDKNPSFPFLCLTVSGGHTQIVLVKDYFDMEIIGQTLDDAAGEAMDKTSKILGLPYPGGPLIDKYARQGNPDAYKFPEPQIPGYDFSFSGLKTSILYFIRDNVAANPDFISENMADICASVEKRIATILLNKLQKAAQAYGIKDIALAGGVSANTGLRLGLQAMAEQNGWNSFIPKMEYCTDNAAMIAIAGYHKYLKGEFIGQDVAPMGGRGHMNASGYIFYIVFVIPLIAAMVWLIRQDKKKGKIGLIVLAALVVGVLIYVYLNREALNGIKP; from the exons ATGAGCAATGTTATTGCCAATCAAACCATACACGAGGCCTATGGAGGCGTTGTCCCGGAGTTAGCCTCAAGGGTTCATCAGCAAAATATTGTTCCGGCTGTTCAGCAGGCATTATTGAACGCAAAAGTAAGCAAAAATGATATTGATGCGGTAGCTTTTACACGCGGTCCCGGACTTTTAGGTTCTCTTTTAGTGGGAGTTTCATTTGCTAAGGCTTTTGCCCTGGCTAAACAGATCCCGCTTATTGATATTAATCACATGCAGGCCCATATCCTGGCTCATTTTATAGGCGATAAAAACCCATCGTTCCCCTTCCTTTGCCTTACGGTATCGGGCGGGCACACACAAATTGTGCTGGTGAAAGATTATTTTGATATGGAGATCATAGGCCAGACGCTTGACGATGCCGCCGGCGAAGCCATGGATaaaaccagtaaaattttaggCCTGCCATATCCCGGCGGACCGCTCATTGACAAGTACGCACGCCAGGGAAACCCGGATGCTTATAAGTTCCCCGAACCGCAGATTCCAGGATATGATTTCAGCTTTAGTGGCTTAAAAACTTCTATCCTGTATTTTATTCGCGATAACGTAGCTGCAAATCCGGATTTTATCAGCGAGAACATGGCCGATATTTGTGCTTCTGTAGAGAAACGCATTGCTACCATTTTGCTTAACAAACTGCAAAAAGCAGCGCAGGCTTATGGTATAAAAGATATAGCTTTGGCGGGTGGTGTATCGGCCAATACCGGTTTGAGGCTTGGCCTGCAGGCCATGGCCGAGCAAAACGGTTGGAACAGCTTTATCCCTAAAATGGAATATTGTACAGATAACGCCGCCATGATTGCCATAGCCGGCTATCACAAATACCTAAAAGGCGAATTTATAGGGCAGGACGTTGCCCCAATG GGGGGTAGGGGGCATATGAACGCATCAGGATATATTTTTTACATTGTTTTTGTTATCCCATTAATAGCCGCTATGGTTTGGCTTATACGCCAGGATAAAAAAAAGGGAAAGATTGGGCTTATTGTGCTGGCTGCACTGGTAGTTGGAGTTTTGATCTACGTTTACCTTAACCGTGAGGCACTTAACGGCATAAAGCCATAA
- the LOC140874088 gene encoding uncharacterized protein, with the protein MLNTIQEAIEEIKAGKTIIVVDDEDRENEGDFLTAARNATPETINFMVRHGRGLVCAPITAQRARELDLMPMICLVMVVLPGSLQATGQKPPLRLLIRLPSPKTWVARGIFFPLIAKDGGVLRRTGHTEAAVDLAVLAGFEPAGVICEIMKEDGEMARLPDLLEIAKEFNLKIVSIKDLIAYRLEHESMVRREVAVKMPTEWGDFDMIAYTQVDTGENHLALVKGTWEPGEPILVRVHSSCMTGDIFGSCRCDCGPQLHKAMEMISKEGKGAIVYMNQEGRGIGLINKLRAYHLQENGYDTVDANLKLGFKMDQRDYGIGAQILRSLGITKMRLMSNNPKKRAGLIGYGLEVVENVPIEIASNPHNEAYLRTKRDRMDHAIMRDH; encoded by the exons ATGTTAAACACCATACAAGAAGCGATCGAGGAGATCAAAGCCGGTAAAACAATTATCGTAGTTGATGACGAAGATCGTGAAAACGAAGGCGACTTTTTAACGGCCGCCCGTAATGCCACCCCCGAAACAATTAATTTCATGGTTCGCCACGGTCGCGGCCTGGTTTGCGCTCCTATTACAGCACAGCGGGCACGTGAGCTCGACCTGATGCCGATG ATTTGCTTGGTCATGGTTGTACTACCGGGATCTCTGCAAGCGACAGGTCAAAAACCACCCTTGCGCTTATTGATCCGGCTACCAAGCCCGAAGACCTGGGTCGCCCGGGGCATATTTTTTCCGCTGATAGCAAAAGATGGCGGTGTATTGCGCCGTACAGGGCATACCGAAGCAGCTGTTGACCTGGCCGTTTTAGCGGGTTTTGAACCAGCAGGCGTTATCTGCGAAATTATGAAGGAAGACGGCGAAATGGCCCGCCTGCCCGATCTGTTGGAGATAGCTAAAGAATTTAATCTCAAAATAGTATCCATTAAAGACCTTATCGCTTATCGTTTAGAACATGAATCGATGGTAAGGAGGGAAGTGGCTGTTAAAATGCCAACCGAATGGGgcgattttgatatgatagccTATACCCAGGTTGACACCGGCGAAAATCACCTTGCCTTGGTAAAAGGAACCTGGGAGCCTGGGGAGCCAATTTTGGTACGCGTGCATAGCTCATGCATGACGGGCGATATTTTTGGCTCATGCCGTTGCGATTGTGGTCCGCAGTTGCATAAAGCTATGGAGATGATCAGCAAAGAAGGTAAGGGCGCCATAGTATATATGAACCAGGAAGGCCGCGGAATTGGTCTTATCAATAAACTAAGGGCCTATCATTTGCAGGAAAACGGTTATGATACTGTTGATGCAAACCTGAAGCTCGGCTTTAAAATGGATCAGCGCGATTATGGTATCGGCGCACAGATCCTGCGTAGCCTGGGTATTACCAAAATGCGTTTGATGAGCAACAACCCTAAAAAACGTGCCGGCCTTATCGGCTACGGTTTGGAAGTGGTTGAAAACGTACCAATCGAGATTGCATCAAACCCACATAATGAAGCTTACCTGCGCACTAAACGCGACAGGATGGATCACGCTATTATGCGCGATCATTAA